In Halomicrobium zhouii, the sequence AGCCGGGGCGTCCAGCGGTTGAGCGCCTTGCCGTCCAGCACGTAGACACGGTCGTTTCGGACGGCGGGAAGCTCCTCCCACCCCGGCCGCTCCGTCAGTTCCTCGATCGAGGCGAAGGAGTCGTCCAGCGTGTAGCTGCACGGTGCAACGATGATCACGTCGGGGGCGGTTGCGCGGACGTCGTCCCAGTCGACCTTCACCGAGCGGTCGCCGGGGTCCGCGAGCGGGTACTCGCCGCCGGCGTGCTCGACGACCTCCGGGACCCAGTTCGCGGCGAGGTGGAGCGGGTCGAGCCACTCGAAGACGGCGACGGTAGGGCGCTCGCCGGCGTCGGCGGCGACCCCCTCGTCGATGATCGACTCGACGGTCGCGAAGCAGTCTTCGAGCTGGTCGATCAGTCGGGCGGCCCGCTCCTCGCGGCCCACGGCCGCGCCGACGGTCTCGATGGTGTCGAACAGGCTTCCGAGGTCGCTGGCTTCCATCCCGAGCACCTCGGGGTCGGCGGGTTCGCCGGCGAGGATCTCGCGGACGCGGCCCTCGTCGACGGCACAGACGCCACAGACCGACTGGGTGAGGATCAGGTCCGGTTCGACCTCCCGGAGCAGTTCCTCGTCGACGTCGTACACCTCGTGCGAGGAGGTGGCCTGGCCGTCGCGCTCCGAGCTGGTTTCGCCATCGACGCGGGAGCGGTCCAGCCGCGGCCGGTCGGCGACCGACGGCGGGTGGTCGCAGGACCCGGAGACGACCGCTGGCTCGACGCCGAGGGCGCAGAGTATCTCCGTGCCCGACGGCGACGTCGAGACGACCGTGGGGTCGGTCGACCGGTCGGTCATCGTCAGGTCCCTCGGCGGCCCGCCAGGAGCGAGAGGGAGACGAGCGCGACCAGCGCACCGACGGCGGTGAAGCCGGGGCCGCTGGCGCCGGTACCGGGCCCGTCTTCGGTCACTTCGGTGGGCGACGGCGTCGACGACTCGGTCGTCGCGTCGGTCGGCGACGCGGTGTCGGTGTCCGTCGCCGTCGCCGTGGCCGACTCGGTCGCGTTCGCTTCGGCGTACGCCTCCGGATGCATCGCTTTCGTCATCGCGACGAGCGGGTAGATCACCCGCGGCGCGGGTCGGTTCAGCTGGTTGTAGTTGACGACGACGATCTGGTCCTCCTGAACGGCGGTCGTCCCGTTGTAGGCCGCCGTCTTCGGCACCTGGTCGTTGTCGCTGTTGCGCAGTATCCAGTCGGGGTCCTCGTCGACGAGCACCTCGTCGTTGAGCTCCTGGTAGCTTTCGATGCCGGCCTCGGCGGCGACGTTCCTCGCCCCGGCGCGCTCGATGAGGTTCCCGATGAACGTCCCGTTGCCGGCGGTCCAGCCGAAGAAGGTGTAGATCATCCCGGGTCGCTCCTGGCCTTCGACGGCCGCGTCCACCGTCGCGAGTTCGGCGTCCATCCAGTCGACGGTCTCCTCGGCGCCCGCGCATTCGCCGGTGAGCTCACCGATGATCCGCGTCTTCTCCTGGATGCCCGCGATCGACCCGGCCTCGCCGAAGTGGTAGACGGTCAGGCCCGCGTCGCGGAGCGACTGGACCGTCTCGTTGTCGATGGTGTTCGGCGCGAGGACGAGGTCCGGCTCCAGGCCGACGACCTTCTCGTTACTGATGGTCTGGCCGCCCGCGGAGATGTTGGTCTTCGCCTCGGCGCCCTCCAGGTTCATGGCGTGTTTCGTCACGCCGACGACCTTGTCCTTGGCGCCGATCTCCCACATCGTCTGGGCCGCGCTGGGGTTCAGCGTCACGACGCGCGAGGGTTCTTCCTCGACGGTCACGTTCGTCCCAGACTGGTCGGTCAGTTCGACCGGGAACGAGCACTCCGATCCCTGTGCTGCCGCGTCGGCCGCCGGCGCGGTCGGTGCGGTGGCCGTCGCCGGTGCGACGGTCGCAGTCGCCGGGGCCGTCGCTGCCAGCACGAGCAACAGGACTCCAAAAAGTGGTGCGTATCGCATTCTGCTAGGCACTCCATCGGCACCCAATAAATATTTGTCTACCCCAACTGAGTTTTCATTCCATGCGACCAGTGCCAGCCGCTTGCGGAGGGGTGACGTGACCGACCCGGAGGCGGCGGACTCGGGTTCGACGGATCCGGCGACGTTCGCGTCTCGCGAAGCGGAGTCGACCGCGGAGCCGGTCGTCCACGCCGTCGGCGTCGGTCCCGGGGCGCCGGCGTTTCTCACCGGGCGCGCTCGCGACCTGCTCGCCGAAGCCGACGTCGTCGCCGGGTTCGAGACGGTCGTCGACTTCGCTCGCGCGGCCATCGACGACGCCGACACCGACTGTCTCACCTGCGGCTACGCCGACGAGGGCGAGACGCTCTCGGCCTTCGCCGACCGCGTCGCCGCCGGCGAGCGCGGCGTCGCGCTGCTAATGGGCGACCCGAACGTCTCGGGCTACCAGTTCCTCGGCAAGGTCGAACGAGCCGTCGACGGGCCGGTCCGCGTCGTCCCGGGCATCTCGTCCATCCAGGTCGCTGCCAGTCGCGCGCGGACGCCGATGGAGGACACCGCGTTCCAGACGCTGCACGTCCGCGGCGACGTGACCGGGGCGCTGGACCGTCTCGCCGACGACGCCGGCGAGCGCCACCTGATCGTCATCCCGCGGCCCTACGACTGGATGCCCGAGGACGTGGCGCAGTTCCTGCTTGACCGCGGCGCGCCCGGCGAGTCGACGGCGCTCGTCTTCGAGCGCCTTACCCACGACGGCAAATCGCGAACCGAGACCACCCTGGCCGACCTGGCGGCCGACGCCGGCGGCGACGACCCGGACGACACCGCGTTCTCGGACCTCTCGATACTCGTGGTCCGTGCGCCGACCGACACTGACCTACCATGACCGACGACACCACCGACGACGCCGCTACCGCCGAATCGCCCACCGACCACGCTATCGAACCCAGCGCGCCCGAGGAGTTCGGCCTCGTCCAGGTGTGGTGGGGCGACGGCAAGGGCAAGACCACCGCCTCGCTCGGCATGGGGATGCGCGCGGCCGGCCACGGCTACCGCGTCCACCTGCTCCAGTTCATGAAGGGCGGCACCGCCTCCGTCGAGAACGTCCGCGGTGAGTACAACGCCATCGCCGCCCTCCCCGGATTCTCCTACGAGAACGCCGGCCACTTCGGCTGGCACGGCTTCATGGACGGCTCCGACGACGACGAGCACGCGGCCCGGGCCGAGGGAGCGCTCGCCCGCGCTCAGGAAATCGTCGAGGGGTCGGCCGACGCCGACCTCGAATCGCCGCTGGACCCCGATGGCACCCCGGACGAGGGCGTCCACATGCTGATCATCGACGAGATCGTCTACGCCGCCAACCGGGACCTGCTCGATCCCGAGGACGTGGTCGACCTCGTCGAGTCGAAGCCCGAGAACCTGGAACTCGTCCTCACCGGCGGCCACGAGCGTCCGGAGTACCTGTTCGACCACGCAGACCTCGTCTCGAACGTCCGCAAGGAGAAACACCCCCTGGAGGACGGCCACCCCGCACGGAAGGGGACCGAGTACTAGTCGAAGCGAGCGCGAGCGTCCGAGAGTCGCTCCCGCGCGGCCGCGACGTGTTCGTCGGCTCGCTCGTCGCCCGTCTCTTCGACCTCCCCGAGAAGCTTCTCGATAGTCGCGAGTCGATCGGCCACCACGTCGGCCGGGAGGTCGCTCTCGCGCAGGTCCGCGGCGAGCGCTTCGGCCTCCCCGAGCCACCTGCTGGCCGACCGCTCGACGGGCAACTCGCCGGTCGCGGCGAGGTGGTCGTGGAGCGCCGCCAGGTCCCCGGCGTCGTCGGTCACGGCTGGTCGCAGGAGCGCCGGCGGGAAAGGTGGCCGGGAGTCTCGCGGTCCGGCCCGCGGGCCGGAAACTATCACGCTCAGCCCGGGACTCCGACTACCCGGGCGAGTGCGACGCCGTAGACGAGCGAGTAGGTGACGTTGGCGACGCTGCCGGTGAGGTAGTAGGTCGTGTTGCCGCTGGAGATGTCCTGGTAGCGGACGATGGACTTCGCGGTGAAGACCAGGCCCAGCGCCGTGTACGCGCCCAGGAGCGCCAGCGTCAGGATGAGGACGTTCTCGACTTTCCCGACCGCCCGCCCGGTGTCTGCCTCCTCTTCGCCGACGTCGGCGCCCGCGAAGCGGAGCGACCCGGCGACGACGTAGCCGCTGGTCGCCACGAGCAGGCCGTAGCCCGCGGCGAGCGTCAGGAGCGCCGTCCCGCTGTCCGCGACGACGGTCGGTGCGGGCGTCAGCCAGAGCAGGACGGCGGCCGACGCCGCCGCGAGACCGATCGACGCGACCCGTCGGAGCACGCTGCGATACCCGTCCCCGATCACGCCAGGTCACCCCACAGTTCCGTCATGGCTGTCTGGAGGTCCCGCTCCATCCCCATAATCGTCACGGCGTCGGCCCTGGCCAGCGTCTGCGAGACCGACTGGATGGAGACCTCGAGGCGGTCTGCCACCGCCGCCATCTCCCCGAAGTCACGGTACAGTCTCGCGACCTCCATCTGCCTGGCGGTCCACCCGGCCTTCCACATGCAGACGAGGTCGATCTGGTTGGTCAGCAGGTCGACGAGCCACTCGTCGGTCCCGTCGACGGACAGGCCGACGTACCGGTCACCTCGTTCGACCTCCGCGAGCAGGTCGTCGGCCTCGTGGAACGCCGGGCCGTCCATCCTGGCGACGTCGTCGGCGTCGGCGCCCACGTCGACGTCCCCCCAGACGACGGCGAACCGGATCCCCGTCGGGTGGACCGCGTCGGTCAGTTCCCGCACCGCGTGGTAGGCCCGCCCCGGGTCCGTCAGGACGCCACCTACCTCGTCGACGCCTTTCAGCGTCGTGAAGGGGGCGACGAGTCGGTCGCCGACGGCGTCGTTCGCCCGCTCCATGCCGGCTTCGAGGCTGTCGTGGAGCGCCTCTCTGTCCTCGACCGCGCGCGAGTCGACGACGTCCCCGACGATCACGCATCGACGCCTGGTCATTGCCCGATGTTCAATCTATACCGGTTTAACAGTTGTGGGTAAACCGAATTTGGTTTACTCACTACCGCGTTGGTAAATCAAAACTGGTTGAATACTAGCATATCAACCGGTTGTGTTTGATAATCGCCGGGAGAGCAGTGGCGAAAGACACGTGGCCCCGCGCGTCGCAGGTACGGCCGATGACCCGGACCGTCCTCGTCGCCGGCACGGCGAGCCACGTGGGAAAGAGCACCGTCGCCGCTGGGCTCTGTCGCCACCTGGCGAACGAGGGACGGTCGGTCGCGCCGTTCAAGGCCCAGAACATGTCCAACAACGCCCGCGTCGTGCCGCGGGCCGATGGGAGGGCGGGCGACGGATCCCCGGACGACGAATCCCCGGACGACGAATCCCTGGACGAGGATCCCTGGGGCGAAATCGGCGTGTCCCAGTACGTCCAGGCCCGCGCCGCCCGAATCCCGGCGACGACGGACCACAACCCCGTCCTGCTCAAGCCCCGCGGCGACGGCGAGTCCCAGTTGATAGTCGACGGCCGCGCCGCCGGCCACTTCGCGGCGGGGACCTACTACGACGACCACTGGGACGACGCCCTGTCGGCGGCCCGGGCCGCCCACGACCGCCTCGCCCGCGAGCACGACGTCGTCGTCGCCGAGGGCGCGGGCTCTATCGCGGAGATCAACCTCCACGACCGCGACCTGGCGAACGTGGAGACGGCCCGGTTCAGCGACGCAGACATTCTCCTCGTCGCCGACGTCGAACGCGGCGGCGTCTTCGCTTCCCTCGTGGGCACGCTCGAACTGATGCCCGACGACCTCCGCGAGCAGGTGGTGGGCTGCGTGATCACGAAGTTCCGCGGCGACCGATCGATCCTCGATCCCGGCGTCGAGCAGTTCGAGGACCGGACGGGCGTGCCAGTGCTGGGTGTCCTTCCCTACGACGACCCCGGCCTCCCAGAGGAGGACAGCGTCGCCCTCCCGGCGGCCGACGAGCGGTCGGTTCGCGGGGCGGCCGACGGCGTACCGGCGGACCGGACCGTCACCGTCGCGGTGCCCCGACTTCCCCGAATCTCGAACGCGACTGACCTGGAACCACTCGCCGCGGAACCCGGCGTCCGGGTGGCGTACGTCCCGCTCGACGGATCGCTGGCCGACGTCGGCGCCGACGCCGTCGTGATCCCGGGGACGAAGAACACCGTCGACGACCTGCTCG encodes:
- a CDS encoding cobalt-precorrin-7 (C(5))-methyltransferase; translated protein: MTDPEAADSGSTDPATFASREAESTAEPVVHAVGVGPGAPAFLTGRARDLLAEADVVAGFETVVDFARAAIDDADTDCLTCGYADEGETLSAFADRVAAGERGVALLMGDPNVSGYQFLGKVERAVDGPVRVVPGISSIQVAASRARTPMEDTAFQTLHVRGDVTGALDRLADDAGERHLIVIPRPYDWMPEDVAQFLLDRGAPGESTALVFERLTHDGKSRTETTLADLAADAGGDDPDDTAFSDLSILVVRAPTDTDLP
- a CDS encoding cobyric acid synthase, with product MTRTVLVAGTASHVGKSTVAAGLCRHLANEGRSVAPFKAQNMSNNARVVPRADGRAGDGSPDDESPDDESLDEDPWGEIGVSQYVQARAARIPATTDHNPVLLKPRGDGESQLIVDGRAAGHFAAGTYYDDHWDDALSAARAAHDRLAREHDVVVAEGAGSIAEINLHDRDLANVETARFSDADILLVADVERGGVFASLVGTLELMPDDLREQVVGCVITKFRGDRSILDPGVEQFEDRTGVPVLGVLPYDDPGLPEEDSVALPAADERSVRGAADGVPADRTVTVAVPRLPRISNATDLEPLAAEPGVRVAYVPLDGSLADVGADAVVIPGTKNTVDDLLELRDAGMHEELRRFDGPVVGLCGGYQMIGEEITNASLEGTGEDERVEGVGLLPITTRFDPEKTLEAVTRDISGVGPLAEADGEVSGYEIHAGETEVVGEVRRPFADEGAATDRVLGTYLHGLFENEVALDGFVERVFEVAGRERPDGDSVESDPYERAASLVEEYVDLSPILG
- a CDS encoding ABC transporter substrate-binding protein, giving the protein MTDRSTDPTVVSTSPSGTEILCALGVEPAVVSGSCDHPPSVADRPRLDRSRVDGETSSERDGQATSSHEVYDVDEELLREVEPDLILTQSVCGVCAVDEGRVREILAGEPADPEVLGMEASDLGSLFDTIETVGAAVGREERAARLIDQLEDCFATVESIIDEGVAADAGERPTVAVFEWLDPLHLAANWVPEVVEHAGGEYPLADPGDRSVKVDWDDVRATAPDVIIVAPCSYTLDDSFASIEELTERPGWEELPAVRNDRVYVLDGKALNRWTPRLAGECQRIATVLHPELFEGEPLAEPLGE
- a CDS encoding cob(I)yrinic acid a,c-diamide adenosyltransferase, yielding MTDDTTDDAATAESPTDHAIEPSAPEEFGLVQVWWGDGKGKTTASLGMGMRAAGHGYRVHLLQFMKGGTASVENVRGEYNAIAALPGFSYENAGHFGWHGFMDGSDDDEHAARAEGALARAQEIVEGSADADLESPLDPDGTPDEGVHMLIIDEIVYAANRDLLDPEDVVDLVESKPENLELVLTGGHERPEYLFDHADLVSNVRKEKHPLEDGHPARKGTEY
- a CDS encoding PGF-CTERM-anchored ABC transporter substrate-binding protein, which codes for MRYAPLFGVLLLVLAATAPATATVAPATATAPTAPAADAAAQGSECSFPVELTDQSGTNVTVEEEPSRVVTLNPSAAQTMWEIGAKDKVVGVTKHAMNLEGAEAKTNISAGGQTISNEKVVGLEPDLVLAPNTIDNETVQSLRDAGLTVYHFGEAGSIAGIQEKTRIIGELTGECAGAEETVDWMDAELATVDAAVEGQERPGMIYTFFGWTAGNGTFIGNLIERAGARNVAAEAGIESYQELNDEVLVDEDPDWILRNSDNDQVPKTAAYNGTTAVQEDQIVVVNYNQLNRPAPRVIYPLVAMTKAMHPEAYAEANATESATATATDTDTASPTDATTESSTPSPTEVTEDGPGTGASGPGFTAVGALVALVSLSLLAGRRGT
- a CDS encoding SatD family protein, producing MTRRRCVIVGDVVDSRAVEDREALHDSLEAGMERANDAVGDRLVAPFTTLKGVDEVGGVLTDPGRAYHAVRELTDAVHPTGIRFAVVWGDVDVGADADDVARMDGPAFHEADDLLAEVERGDRYVGLSVDGTDEWLVDLLTNQIDLVCMWKAGWTARQMEVARLYRDFGEMAAVADRLEVSIQSVSQTLARADAVTIMGMERDLQTAMTELWGDLA